AGCTGGCTGAAAGCGGTTCGCCTGCACCAGTGGGCGAAGAACGTGCTGATCTTCGTGCCGCTGCTGCTGGCACACCGCGTCGATCTGGCCACCGCTGCCGGGGCCACCACGGCCTTCTTCAGCTTTGGCCTGTGCGCTTCAGCGACCTACATTATCAATGACTTGCTGGATATCGAGGCAGACCGGCGCCATCCCAGTAAGCGCCGTCGGCCTTTCGCGGCGGGTGATTTGTCGATGTTCGCCGGCTTCGTGAGCGTAGGGCTTCTGCTGGCCCTCTCGGTCGCACTGGCGATTGCGCTGCCCCACATCGTGGATGCCACTCCTGGCACCTATACGCTTGATCGGCCGTATGGGTTCCTGCTCTGGCTCGCCGTCTACACCGTCACGACGCTCACCTACTCCTTCTACCTGAAGAAGAAGCTTCTGCTGGACGTCTTCGTGCTCAGTGGCCTCTACACCGTGCGCATCATCGCCGGATCCAAAGCGACGGGCGTGCCGATTTCGCCCTGGCTGGCCGGCTTCAGCGTCTTCTTCTTCCTCTCGCTGGCGTTTGTGAAGCGCTTCTCCGAGCTGGAGGGGCTGCGCGAGCGCGGCGGCGCGATCACCAACGGCCGCGGCTACTTCATCGCTGACCTGGAGCAGCTGCGCTCGCTGGGAACCGGCGCGGCCTACGCCTCCGTCGTCGTCATGGCGATGTATGTGTCGAACCCGGAAACCGCCCTCCTTTACCGCCATCTGGGTCGCTTATGGCTGGTGATTCCGGTGCTGCTTTTGTGGCTGAGCCAGGTATGGATGCTAACCAGTCGCGGCGAAATGCACGACGATCCAGTCGTCTGGGCCTGCACCGACAAACGCAGCCTCTGGATCGGAGCATTGATGTTGCTGGTCGTGGGCTGGGCTATGTGGCCGTAAGATAGAAGCATCGTTTTCGCGCAGCCTTTGGCGCGCTTTGTAAGGACCGACTGTTGGACATTCAGCAACTCACCGACTTTTCGCCCGAGGCCATCGACAAGGCCTTTGCCGCCGTGCTCGCCGATGCGCAGAGCACCATTGCCTCGCCGGGTTTTGATGCCGAGGCATTCCGCCTCGAATGGCTGGGCCGCAAGCAGGGCCGGCTGAAGCAGCTCTCCGACGCCTGGCTGAAGACCGCGCCCGTCGAAGGCAAGAAGCTCATCGGCCAGCGCTTCAACGCGCTCAAGGAAGCCATCGAAGGCGCGCTCGAAAACGCTGGAACCGGCACCGCGAAGGTCACCGTCTCCTCGCTCGACATCACGCTGCCCGGCACGACGCAGCCTGTGGGTGCAGAGCACCCGCTCGTGAAGACCATGGCGGAGATCGTCGACGTCTTCCGCAAGATGGGCTACTCGACACGCCTCGGCCCCGAGGTTGAAAGCGACTTCTACAACTTCGAAAGCTTGAACTTCCCGCCGAACCACCCCGCGCGCGACACGCAGGACACGCTCGTGATCGCCGACCAGG
The nucleotide sequence above comes from Granulicella cerasi. Encoded proteins:
- a CDS encoding UbiA family prenyltransferase; protein product: MPEFVMPPEGVLPPDVPLCVDLDGTLTKSDTLHDSLLALLRRHPEKILQVPGWIAKGKARFKLEVTRAVELDVEHLPYNRPLLTWLRQEHGRGRAIYLATAADKTLAERVAAHIGIFAGVLASDGETNLAGGNKLAAFEQRFGKRGFCYIGNAKPDIKLLTACEAPMVANPHSSLTAGLKKAGFVPAATFEDRNSTLKSWLKAVRLHQWAKNVLIFVPLLLAHRVDLATAAGATTAFFSFGLCASATYIINDLLDIEADRRHPSKRRRPFAAGDLSMFAGFVSVGLLLALSVALAIALPHIVDATPGTYTLDRPYGFLLWLAVYTVTTLTYSFYLKKKLLLDVFVLSGLYTVRIIAGSKATGVPISPWLAGFSVFFFLSLAFVKRFSELEGLRERGGAITNGRGYFIADLEQLRSLGTGAAYASVVVMAMYVSNPETALLYRHLGRLWLVIPVLLLWLSQVWMLTSRGEMHDDPVVWACTDKRSLWIGALMLLVVGWAMWP